In the genome of Abyssalbus ytuae, the window AAAAGGAATTTGAAAATTCGAATTTAGACGTTTTAATTGGTTATTCATTCCAGGATTTTCAAAGAAAAGGAAGAAATGTGATTGGATGGGGCTATTCTACAACAGACCCCGAAAAAATGGCAGATGACCTAGAAGATACAGCTAATGCAATAGAGGGGATAATTACCGGCAATTATCAACAATATGCTATTCCAAATGGAAGCGATGAATTATATATTAACAGATTATTTCCTGACCCGTTTCAAGCAGCTGTACCGTTAACCTTAACTCCAAGTGTTAAATCCATATTTGCTGATACTTTTAATAATACTGATGAATTACAATCATTTTTTGGTAGAATTAACTACAGCCTTGCAAACAAATACTTATTTACTGCAACCTTAAGAGCAGACGGCTCCTCCCGTTTTGGTGATGCAAACCAATACGGTTATTTCCCTTCAGGTGCTTTCGCCTGGAAAATTAATGAAGAAGAATTTATAGGAGATAACATTTCTACTTTAAAGCTTCGTTTAAGTGCCGGTATTACTGGTAATCAGGAAGGTTTAGGCTACGGAAATTTTGTTAGGAGAACCAGGTTTAGCGGTGCCGGAATTCAAAATGATGGTTCTATCACAGTCCCGGGTACAAGTGATGTGTCATTTGCCGAACCAGACTTAAAATGGGAAGAAACCATTTCTTATGGTGTAGGTGTGGATTTTGGTTTTAATAACGATAGATTATCCGGTAGTATCGATTTTTATAGAAAAGAAACTACAGATTTTTTATTGCAAATTCAGGCAGCTCAACCATCACCTCAACCTTTCTTCTTTACTAACTTAGATGGAACTATTTTAAATCAAGGTATTGAATTTGCAATCGCTTATGACATTATAAAGTCTGAAGACCTTGTTTGGGATGCTTCTTTTAATATTGCTTATAACAAAAATGAATTGCAGGATTTTGGCGGATTGATTCAGGCAGGAACAATCAGAGGACAGGGCTTAACCGGTGCCTACGCTCAAATTTTAGCAGGAGGATATCCTTTATTCTCTTACTATTTAAGAGAATTTGAAGGTTTTGATGATAACGGACAGCCAATTGGTGATGTTCAAAAATTTGTAGGTAAAGATGCTATTCCGGATTATACCGCAGGACTATCAACAAATCTTTCTTACAAAAACTGGGATTTTTCTATGTATTTTGCCGGGCAATTTGATTATTACTTGTACAACAACACCAAAAATGCATTCTTTACTGCAGGTTCTATTGCCGGTGGCAGAAATGTAACTCAGGACGTTATTGGAAATGGTGAAGCAGGTTCTGCTGAAGCATCTGTTTCTACCAGGTTTTTAGAAAAAGGAGACTTCATAAGATTGCAAAATGCTTCTATTGGATATAATTTCCCATTAAATAATGCAGTCTTTAAAACTCTACGTATCTCCTTAACCGGTCAAAATTTATTTGTAATTACAGATTATAGCGGGTTAGACCCAGAATTAAGCGTTCAACCAGCAGCAAGTGATTTATTGAATAATCTGCCTACTGCAGGTATTGACTGGTCTGCATATCCAAGACCAAGAACTATTACACTTGGTTTAAGCGCATCATTTTAATTAAAAAAATTGTTTATTATGAAAAAAGTCCAATTTTATATACTTGCTTTATCAACCTTAGCATTTTTAAATTCCTGTACCGATCTCGAAATAGATGATTCGGATTCTATAATTGATGATTCTGCTGCAGGAGAATTTACAGGAGTAGCAAATGTTGAATCATCATTAACAGACCTATATAATGGTTTAAACAGAGTGGGAGACCAAGCTAATATTTATGCCATTTCTGAAGTTTCTACAGATGAATTGTTAATTCCTACCCGGGGTACAGACTGGGGAGACAATGGTATTTGGAGAACTTTACATCAACATACCTGGGATTCAAACCATAATTACATTTTAGCCGCATGGAACAATTGGAATTCAACTATTTATCAATCTACTCAAATAATTGACAGCAGAAGTGAGGGAACCCCGGAACAAATAGCATTAGCCAAATTTGCAAGAGCATATGCCATGTGGATAATAATGGATAATTTTGGTCAGGTTCCATTTAGAACTCCCGATGAAGGGCCAAAAGTTAATCCGAATATTCTCACCAGAACAGAAGCTTTAGAGTTTGTTTTAGCCGATCTGGATGATGCAATAGCAGATTTACCCAGCGCTGCTGCAGAAAGTGGTGACGCATTGAAAAGAGGCACAAAAGCTGCTGCCAGGTTTTTAAAAGCAAAAGTGTTGTTAAATGCCCATGTATATGATGGAACAGGTACTGCTACCACTGCTAGTATGAATGAAGTAGTAGAATTGGTTGATGCTATTGCTGCTGAAGGCTTTGCCCTGGAAGCCGGCTATTTTGACATCTTTAAACAAGAAGCTGACAATGAAACTATTTGGTGGTTACCTACCGGTGTAGGAAACAGAATCTGGAATGGCTTGCACTATAGCCAGGGCGCTCCCGGAAACGATGGCGGCGGATGGAATGGTTTTACTACACTTTCTGAATTTTATGACTTATTTGAAGGAGAACCGGACAACAATTATGTAGGAGCCGGACAAGAAGAAAGAAGAGGCTGGGTTCCTGATGCTTCTAATGCCGATGACACCAATTATGGTATTGGATATGGTTTCTTAATTGGCACACAATACGGCGCAGACGGTGAACCTAAAACAAGCAGAGCAGGTACTGATTTAGTGTTTAGTCGTGATTTTCCTGGCTTAGTAGGTAATAATGATGCAACAGGAATCAGGACTATCAAATATCATCCTGCCAATGGTGCTTTTACCGAACATGAAATTATGTTCAGGTATTCAGACGCTCACCTGATGAAAGCCGAAGCCATAATGAGAGGAGCCGCTACAGGTGGTGATGCTTTGGCCTTAGTGAATGAATTAAGGGTTCTTAGAGATGCAACCCCTCTAACTTCATTATCAGAGCAAGATATGATTGATGAAAGAGGAAGAGAATTATATAAAGAGATGTGGAGAAGAAATGATCTGATCCGTTTTGGACAATTCACAAAAGACTGGGAATTTAAAGATCCTACCTCAGTAGGTGATGAAACTAAAAATCTTTTCCCAATACCTGCCAGTGCATTACTTTCTAATCCTAATTTAGTACAAAATCCGGGATACTAACTAATAAATATTTTTCACAAAATGCCCTTTTGGATGAAAGGGCATTTTTTATGAAATTGATAAGAGCCAGGTTACTAAGAGAATGTTTAAATCATCAATTATTATTTTTATTTCACTGATTCTTATTTTTTCCTGTGAAAAGGAAGGTAATAAGCTTTTTGAAAAAATTAATCCCTTACATTCAAAAATCGATTTCAAAAATAGCCTTACTAGTACTCCGGAGCTTAATATTTTAACTTATCTGTATTATTACAACGGCGGTGGTGTGGCATTAGCAGATTTTAATAATGACGGATTAACCGATATTTATTTCACAGGAAATCAAACAGAGGATAAATTATACCTGAATAAAAATAATTTTGAGTTTGAAGATGTAACAATCCGGGCTGGCATTTCAAACTCCGGCAATTGGACAACCGGAGTGACTACGGTAGACATTAACAATGACGGTTTAATGGATATTTATGTTTGTAAAACCGGAAAACTTTTAAATTTTAAAGGAGAAAATTTGCTTTGGGTGAATAAAGGTCCCGATGAAATGGGTTATCCGAAATTTATCAATGAGGCTTCACAATATAATCTGAACATTCAATCTTTTTCTACCCAGGCTTCTTTTTTTGATTATGACTTAGATGGAGATTTAGATATGTATCTTTTAAATCATTCCGTTCATCCCAATCGTACTTATGGTCATGGTACCAAACGACATATGATTGATTCCCTTGCTGGCGACAAACTCTTCAAAAATGAAAACGGAAAATTCTTGAATGTATCTCAGAAGGCCGGAATTAACCAGGGGGTTATTGGCTACGGACTCGGAATAAGTACCGCCGATATAAATAACGACGGATATCCGGATATCTATATTGGGAATGATTTTTTTGAAAATGACTATCTGTATATCAACCAAAAAAACGGAACTTTTAAGGAAGTAATATCTACAGACGAAACAAAACTGGGACACACAACCCATTATTCCATGGGTAATGACATCGCCGATATAAACAATGATGGATTAGAAGATATTATGTCCGTTGATATGCTCCCCCAGGATATAAACAGTTTTAAAACTTCCGGTGCCGAACATAATTTTCAGATCTACAGCCACTATTTAAAAAACGGATACAGCCCGCAGTATATGCAAAATTCCATCCATATAAATAATGGCAATGGTACCTTTTCCGAAACGGCTTTTGTAAGTGGTATAGCTGCTTCCGAATGGAGTTGGGCTCCGTTATTGGCTGATTATGACAATGATGGCTATAAAGATATTTTTATTTCCAATGGAATTTTAGGTGCTACCAATGACATGGATTTCATCAATTTTATTGCCAATGATAGAATCCAGGAACATATTAATAAAGGCATGAATGAAGATGATCTGAAATTTATAAATGAACTTCCTACAAAGCATGTCCCAAATTATTTTTTTAAAAATACCGGAGAAAATTCCTTTGTAAATGTAACCGGAAAATGGTTTAAAAAAACCCCATCTTACAGTAACGGTTCCGCATACGCCGATTTAGATAATGATGGCGATCTAGATATTGTTGTAAATAATGTAAACGAAAAAGGCTTTATTTTAAAAAACAATACAGAAAAATTTAATCCTTCAAATAACTACCTTAAAATAAAATTTAATGGTAGCAAAGAGAACCGTTTCGGAATAGGTGCCATTGTAAAAATCTATAGAGACTCCACTACTCTCACATCACAAAATTTTATAACCCGGGGATACCTGTCATCAATTTCTCCCGAATTACATTTTGGATTAGGTAAAAAAAATACAATAGACTCACTTCAGGTTATCTGGCCCGACGGAAAGTATTCAGTATTAAAAGAAGTGTCCTCCAATCAACAAATAATTGTAAATTATAGTGATGCTGCCGGAAACTATTATAAACAATACAGTAGTAAAAAAAGGACCCTTCTCCAAAATACACAACCTGCCTTTAATTTTAAGCATAAGGAATATACCTCAGTAGAATTTAATCGCGATCCGCTTATTCCCTTCGCCAATACCAACCAGGGGCCAAGTGCAGCTGTAGCAGATATAAATGGTGATGGATTGGAAGATATGTTTATAGGTGGGGGCAAAAAACAATCTTCTGTACTTTTCACCCAACAAGAGGACGGCTTGTTTGTAGAATATCAAACCGATTTGTTTAAAGAAGATGCCATTAGTGAAGACATAGACAATTTGTTTTTTGATGCGGATGGGGACGGAGACCAGGATTTAATAGTGGTAAATGGGGGCAATGAATTTACAACGGGAAATCCATTAAAACCAAGACTTTACTTGAATGATAACGGAACCTTTCAAAAAGACACTACTCAATTTAAAAACATTTTTATAAATGCTTCATCAGTAACCTCTATAGATATTGACAATGACAATGACCTCGATATATGCATAACTTCTAACGGAATACCCCATGAGTTTGGCAAAACACCCCGACAATATATCTTTAAAAGCAATGGAGATGGACAATTTATTGATGAGACAAAAAATATTTCCAAAGATTTTCAAAATATTGGCATCGTACAGGATATAATATGGATTGATTTAAATAAGGACAATTATAAAGATGCAATAATAGCAGGACATTGGATGCCAATCAGCATATTTATGAATGACGGAAAAAAATTAACGCTCCAAACAAATAACCTTCTTAATAAAACTCATGGTTGGTGGAATGCGGTAAAAGCTGCCGATTTTGACAACGACGGAGATATTGATATCATTGCCGGCAATTGGGGTTTAAATACTCGTTTAAAAGCTTC includes:
- a CDS encoding VCBS repeat-containing protein, translated to MFKSSIIIFISLILIFSCEKEGNKLFEKINPLHSKIDFKNSLTSTPELNILTYLYYYNGGGVALADFNNDGLTDIYFTGNQTEDKLYLNKNNFEFEDVTIRAGISNSGNWTTGVTTVDINNDGLMDIYVCKTGKLLNFKGENLLWVNKGPDEMGYPKFINEASQYNLNIQSFSTQASFFDYDLDGDLDMYLLNHSVHPNRTYGHGTKRHMIDSLAGDKLFKNENGKFLNVSQKAGINQGVIGYGLGISTADINNDGYPDIYIGNDFFENDYLYINQKNGTFKEVISTDETKLGHTTHYSMGNDIADINNDGLEDIMSVDMLPQDINSFKTSGAEHNFQIYSHYLKNGYSPQYMQNSIHINNGNGTFSETAFVSGIAASEWSWAPLLADYDNDGYKDIFISNGILGATNDMDFINFIANDRIQEHINKGMNEDDLKFINELPTKHVPNYFFKNTGENSFVNVTGKWFKKTPSYSNGSAYADLDNDGDLDIVVNNVNEKGFILKNNTEKFNPSNNYLKIKFNGSKENRFGIGAIVKIYRDSTTLTSQNFITRGYLSSISPELHFGLGKKNTIDSLQVIWPDGKYSVLKEVSSNQQIIVNYSDAAGNYYKQYSSKKRTLLQNTQPAFNFKHKEYTSVEFNRDPLIPFANTNQGPSAAVADINGDGLEDMFIGGGKKQSSVLFTQQEDGLFVEYQTDLFKEDAISEDIDNLFFDADGDGDQDLIVVNGGNEFTTGNPLKPRLYLNDNGTFQKDTTQFKNIFINASSVTSIDIDNDNDLDICITSNGIPHEFGKTPRQYIFKSNGDGQFIDETKNISKDFQNIGIVQDIIWIDLNKDNYKDAIIAGHWMPISIFMNDGKKLTLQTNNLLNKTHGWWNAVKAADFDNDGDIDIIAGNWGLNTRLKASPSEPIKLYSNDFDNNGSVEPVVTYFYEGKETTFSSKDELVKQMPFLNKKFLSYADFAKAGITDLFSEEKLKSSYKKEVHELSSCYFENTGNNKFKKHILPFMAQSSTIFDILIDDFNDDHFSDVLIVGNNYEISTQLGRLDALHGLILINDKKGFFKEIKHQDFDIPGPARNIKTINIQGEKFIIVLRNNDSPVFLKQTDDN
- a CDS encoding SusC/RagA family TonB-linked outer membrane protein; this translates as MKNNLFKNLLFLTALSCFGFTYAQSVSGTVSDVNGPLPGANVVVKGTPNGTTTDFDGNYSLNDVESDAVLVISYIGFLTQEIEVNGRSTVNVTLQEDSTELDEVVVIGYGTTTVKDATGSVASVTSEDFNGGVIASPEQLIQGKTAGVQITQTSGEPGAGIDIRIRGTNSVRSNNNPLFVVDGVPLAGDATSAGGADITGGEGGTSQSRNPLNFLNPSDIESISVLKDASATAIYGSRGANGVVIITTKSGRAGGEGVFEFTSNISIATPAKTYDLLNRDEYLAAYASFGNDPTSNDAGANTDWQDVVFRTSISNNQNLSYSKNYGKGNVRFTLGYNDQEGIVQNSSLERITGRANWTHRFLDDKLTINLQTTLSSVDDEAPMVTGSGGYRGDLLGMAYAANPTWPNDPEFDSGALPNPANILANYKSITETNRALLNGSVEYKFTPELTGKINLGYDTSTSSRESNLTANTIGFSTGILGNGRGALNDLDAENRLLEATLNYKKEFENSNLDVLIGYSFQDFQRKGRNVIGWGYSTTDPEKMADDLEDTANAIEGIITGNYQQYAIPNGSDELYINRLFPDPFQAAVPLTLTPSVKSIFADTFNNTDELQSFFGRINYSLANKYLFTATLRADGSSRFGDANQYGYFPSGAFAWKINEEEFIGDNISTLKLRLSAGITGNQEGLGYGNFVRRTRFSGAGIQNDGSITVPGTSDVSFAEPDLKWEETISYGVGVDFGFNNDRLSGSIDFYRKETTDFLLQIQAAQPSPQPFFFTNLDGTILNQGIEFAIAYDIIKSEDLVWDASFNIAYNKNELQDFGGLIQAGTIRGQGLTGAYAQILAGGYPLFSYYLREFEGFDDNGQPIGDVQKFVGKDAIPDYTAGLSTNLSYKNWDFSMYFAGQFDYYLYNNTKNAFFTAGSIAGGRNVTQDVIGNGEAGSAEASVSTRFLEKGDFIRLQNASIGYNFPLNNAVFKTLRISLTGQNLFVITDYSGLDPELSVQPAASDLLNNLPTAGIDWSAYPRPRTITLGLSASF
- a CDS encoding RagB/SusD family nutrient uptake outer membrane protein; its protein translation is MKKVQFYILALSTLAFLNSCTDLEIDDSDSIIDDSAAGEFTGVANVESSLTDLYNGLNRVGDQANIYAISEVSTDELLIPTRGTDWGDNGIWRTLHQHTWDSNHNYILAAWNNWNSTIYQSTQIIDSRSEGTPEQIALAKFARAYAMWIIMDNFGQVPFRTPDEGPKVNPNILTRTEALEFVLADLDDAIADLPSAAAESGDALKRGTKAAARFLKAKVLLNAHVYDGTGTATTASMNEVVELVDAIAAEGFALEAGYFDIFKQEADNETIWWLPTGVGNRIWNGLHYSQGAPGNDGGGWNGFTTLSEFYDLFEGEPDNNYVGAGQEERRGWVPDASNADDTNYGIGYGFLIGTQYGADGEPKTSRAGTDLVFSRDFPGLVGNNDATGIRTIKYHPANGAFTEHEIMFRYSDAHLMKAEAIMRGAATGGDALALVNELRVLRDATPLTSLSEQDMIDERGRELYKEMWRRNDLIRFGQFTKDWEFKDPTSVGDETKNLFPIPASALLSNPNLVQNPGY